A window of Actinomadura rubteroloni contains these coding sequences:
- a CDS encoding nucleotide exchange factor GrpE — protein sequence MRTGPGRLRAAARQWARPREFRIRPAPWPDDALAVLADLVRAIEAEAAAQRTAVDAPEPAPDTAPTGDGLTGSSAADLATSVWRLRAKLAATPDPPRALVRHVDTAWDTLADAGIVIRDHLHEPFDPGLSISVAAYEATPGLRREEVIETLRPSVFLHGRTLQMGEVIVGTPEKSEEQAAGAEETHTR from the coding sequence ATGCGGACCGGACCGGGGCGGCTGAGGGCCGCCGCGCGGCAGTGGGCGCGACCGCGGGAGTTCCGCATCAGGCCCGCGCCGTGGCCCGACGACGCGCTCGCGGTCCTCGCCGACCTCGTCCGCGCGATCGAGGCCGAGGCGGCGGCGCAGCGGACGGCGGTGGACGCGCCCGAACCCGCCCCCGACACCGCGCCGACCGGGGACGGCCTGACCGGCTCCTCGGCCGCCGACCTCGCGACGAGCGTGTGGCGGCTGCGGGCGAAGCTGGCGGCCACCCCCGACCCGCCCCGCGCGCTCGTCCGCCATGTGGACACCGCCTGGGACACGCTCGCCGACGCCGGGATCGTGATCAGGGACCACCTGCACGAGCCCTTCGACCCCGGACTGTCGATCTCCGTCGCCGCCTACGAGGCCACGCCGGGGCTGCGCCGGGAGGAGGTCATCGAGACCCTCCGCCCGAGCGTGTTCCTGCACGGGCGGACCCTCCAGATGGGCGAGGTGATCGTGGGGACGCCGGAGAAGTCCGAGGAGCAGGCAGCCGGAGCGGAGGAAACGCACACCCGATGA
- a CDS encoding ACT domain-containing protein, which yields MVPDVSAQRLHRVPGRFVVEHLAHVTLPEDDEWIALVRAPEGLTVVREAPPWSEAEHWTGFYGDSPHGTDVPGMLAALVGPLAAAAVPVFVASTYHADLVLVPEHRADEAARVLADAGHRLVVRPA from the coding sequence ATGGTCCCCGACGTCTCCGCGCAGCGCCTGCACCGCGTTCCCGGCCGGTTCGTGGTCGAGCACCTGGCGCACGTGACGCTGCCCGAGGACGACGAGTGGATCGCGCTGGTGCGCGCCCCGGAGGGCCTGACGGTCGTCCGGGAGGCGCCGCCGTGGTCGGAGGCCGAGCACTGGACGGGCTTCTACGGCGACTCCCCGCACGGGACGGACGTGCCGGGCATGCTCGCCGCGCTGGTCGGCCCGCTCGCCGCCGCGGCCGTCCCGGTGTTCGTCGCGTCCACCTACCACGCCGACCTGGTACTGGTCCCCGAGCACCGCGCCGACGAGGCCGCGCGCGTCCTCGCCGACGCCGGCCACCGCCTGGTCGTCCGCCCCGCCTGA
- a CDS encoding Hsp70 family protein, translated as MTRTTIDFGIDLGTTNSAIAKIQGVGAEIIKNNAGSDTTPSAVMVDRRGRLSVGRAAKERSEVDTENTCVEFKLRMGTTGQPKLFSAANRTMEPEELSAEVLKSLRRDVAMATGEDITSAVITVPAAFELSACDATRRAAELAGLTYAPLLQEPTAAALAYGFQSEEDAFWLVYDFGGGTFDAAVVNVRDGEFTVVNHRGDNFLGGKLIDWAIVEKLLIPALTQDHRVGDLRRGNERRTGMIAKLKGAAESAKIELSRAESAAIVLEDLLDDAGREFDFEYDLRRADVERLIEPFIVRSVNLCRKALTESRLGPGDLQKVLLVGGPTLTPYLRERLADPKDGLGIPLDHSQDPMTVVARGAAIFAAGQRLDAAASSAPPVPIAPGAYAVELEYKPMGPDTEPFVGGKVTGGPVAGCAVEFVSDALPPWRSGRIPLTGDGAFTTTLWAERGRANTFTIEFSDATGGLRDITPNTLTYTVGVVDTQPPLTHSIGVGLAGNEVEWLIRRGTPLPARRRVLLRTAVGLSRGASEGMIRIPVLEGEHHRADRNRRIGRLEVDPQQVRRDVPEGSEVDLTLVIDESRLVVARAYVPILDEEFEHAINLQTESVPTHEELARDAAAEKQRLAAVRRQADEYRDERAREVLARIDAENIVADIDAMVDAARVDPDAATTCGKRLLDLKAAIDEAEDELEWPRLVQEVREITEAVRQVVRNSGGPNHARMLASAEEAVEAAITAHDADLLRQRAEEMRQLALRVMDETGELALLAFDELQSLTGEMNDPQEAQQLVETGRRAAAGRDIATLRHVNAMLSRQLPTPPPAPDPFSTVRRGR; from the coding sequence ATGACCAGGACCACGATCGACTTCGGTATCGATCTCGGCACCACCAACAGCGCCATCGCCAAGATCCAGGGCGTCGGCGCCGAGATCATCAAGAACAACGCGGGCTCGGACACGACGCCGTCGGCCGTCATGGTCGACCGGCGCGGACGGCTGTCGGTCGGCCGCGCCGCCAAGGAGCGCAGCGAGGTCGACACCGAGAACACCTGTGTCGAGTTCAAGCTGCGGATGGGCACGACCGGCCAGCCCAAGCTGTTCAGCGCCGCCAACCGGACGATGGAGCCGGAGGAGCTGTCGGCGGAGGTGCTGAAGTCGCTGCGCCGCGACGTGGCGATGGCCACCGGCGAGGACATCACCTCGGCCGTGATCACCGTGCCCGCCGCGTTCGAGCTGAGCGCCTGCGACGCCACGCGCCGCGCCGCCGAACTCGCCGGGCTCACCTACGCGCCGCTGCTCCAGGAGCCGACGGCCGCCGCGCTCGCCTACGGGTTCCAGTCCGAGGAGGACGCGTTCTGGCTCGTCTACGACTTCGGCGGCGGGACGTTCGACGCCGCCGTGGTCAACGTGCGCGACGGCGAGTTCACGGTCGTCAACCACCGGGGCGACAACTTCCTCGGCGGCAAGCTCATCGACTGGGCGATCGTGGAGAAGCTGCTGATCCCGGCGCTGACCCAGGACCACCGCGTCGGCGACCTGCGGCGCGGCAACGAGCGCCGCACCGGCATGATCGCCAAGCTGAAGGGCGCGGCCGAGTCCGCCAAGATCGAGCTGTCGCGCGCCGAGTCCGCCGCGATCGTCCTGGAGGACCTCCTGGACGACGCGGGCCGCGAGTTCGACTTCGAGTACGACCTGCGCCGCGCCGACGTGGAGCGGCTGATCGAGCCGTTCATCGTCCGGTCGGTGAACCTGTGCCGCAAGGCGCTCACCGAGAGCCGTCTCGGGCCCGGCGACCTCCAGAAGGTGCTGCTGGTCGGCGGCCCGACGCTCACCCCGTACCTGCGCGAGCGCCTCGCCGACCCCAAGGACGGCCTCGGCATCCCGCTCGACCACAGCCAGGACCCGATGACGGTCGTGGCGCGCGGCGCGGCGATCTTCGCGGCGGGCCAGCGGCTGGACGCGGCGGCGTCGTCGGCGCCGCCCGTCCCGATCGCGCCCGGCGCGTACGCGGTCGAGCTGGAGTACAAGCCGATGGGGCCCGACACCGAGCCGTTCGTCGGCGGGAAGGTGACCGGCGGGCCGGTGGCGGGCTGCGCCGTCGAGTTCGTCAGCGACGCGCTCCCGCCGTGGCGCAGCGGCCGGATCCCGCTGACCGGCGACGGCGCGTTCACCACGACGCTGTGGGCCGAGCGGGGCCGCGCGAACACGTTCACGATCGAGTTCTCCGACGCGACCGGCGGGCTGCGCGACATCACGCCGAACACGCTGACCTACACCGTCGGCGTCGTGGACACCCAGCCGCCGCTGACCCACTCGATCGGCGTCGGCCTCGCGGGCAACGAGGTCGAGTGGCTGATCCGGCGCGGCACGCCGCTGCCCGCGCGCCGCCGCGTCCTGCTGCGCACGGCGGTCGGGCTCAGCCGGGGCGCGTCGGAGGGCATGATCCGGATCCCGGTGCTGGAGGGCGAGCACCACCGCGCCGACCGCAACCGGCGCATCGGACGGCTGGAGGTCGACCCGCAGCAGGTCCGCCGGGACGTCCCCGAGGGCAGCGAGGTCGACCTGACGCTCGTCATCGACGAGTCGCGGCTCGTCGTCGCCCGCGCGTACGTGCCGATCCTGGACGAGGAGTTCGAGCACGCGATCAACCTCCAGACCGAGAGCGTCCCGACTCACGAGGAACTGGCGCGCGACGCGGCGGCCGAGAAGCAGCGGCTCGCGGCGGTCCGGCGGCAGGCCGACGAGTACCGCGACGAGCGGGCCCGCGAGGTCCTCGCCCGGATCGACGCCGAGAACATCGTCGCCGACATCGACGCGATGGTGGACGCCGCCCGCGTCGACCCCGACGCCGCCACGACCTGTGGGAAGCGGCTGCTCGACCTCAAGGCCGCCATCGACGAGGCCGAGGACGAGCTGGAGTGGCCGCGCCTGGTCCAGGAGGTCCGCGAGATCACCGAGGCCGTCCGGCAGGTCGTCCGCAACAGCGGCGGGCCGAACCACGCGCGGATGCTCGCGTCCGCCGAGGAGGCCGTCGAGGCGGCGATCACCGCGCACGACGCCGACCTGCTGCGCCAGCGCGCCGAGGAGATGCGGCAGCTCGCGCTGCGGGTCATGGACGAGACCGGCGAGCTGGCGCTGCTGGCGTTCGACGAACTCCAGTCCCTCACCGGCGAGATGAACGACCCGCAGGAGGCGCAGCAGCTCGTGGAGACCGGACGGCGCGCCGCCGCCGGCCGCGACATCGCGACGCTGCGGCACGTCAACGCGATGCTCAGCCGCCAGCTCCCGACGCCGCCGCCCGCGCCCGACCCGTTCAGCACCGTGCGGCGGGGCCGATGA
- a CDS encoding GntR family transcriptional regulator, whose amino-acid sequence MAERPAYQRIADTLREGIRDGLHPPGARLPTLAQLVALHGVSEIVVRQAVALLRGEGLVETRRGGGTVVRAAPPVRRVAMDRYRRFAGAAPEPAPEPATTFTHDQRIAWNEYRLDREFTRVRAEPDLAALFELPVRTELLRRRFVFYSRGRPHQISVNYLPWSLVGGTPVADPAREPWPGGTLAQLGFLGRAVTRVEESVGARMPTPEEAETLRMAAGTPVVTITRRLISEGHVMEVCRDIVIPADRVVLDYAIDL is encoded by the coding sequence GTGGCAGAGCGTCCGGCCTACCAACGCATTGCCGACACGCTGCGCGAGGGGATCCGCGACGGCCTGCATCCGCCCGGCGCGCGGCTGCCGACGCTGGCGCAGCTCGTCGCGCTGCACGGCGTGTCGGAGATCGTCGTCCGGCAGGCCGTCGCGCTGCTGCGCGGCGAGGGCCTGGTGGAGACGCGGCGCGGCGGCGGGACGGTCGTGCGGGCGGCGCCGCCCGTCCGGCGCGTCGCGATGGACCGGTACCGGCGGTTCGCCGGCGCCGCGCCCGAACCCGCCCCCGAGCCCGCGACGACGTTCACCCACGACCAGCGCATCGCGTGGAACGAGTACCGGCTCGACCGCGAGTTCACGCGCGTCCGCGCCGAGCCCGACCTCGCCGCGCTGTTCGAGCTGCCGGTGCGGACGGAGCTGCTGCGGCGCCGGTTCGTGTTCTATTCGCGCGGCAGGCCGCACCAGATCTCGGTGAACTACCTGCCGTGGTCGCTCGTCGGCGGGACGCCCGTCGCCGACCCCGCGCGCGAGCCCTGGCCCGGCGGGACGCTCGCCCAGCTCGGCTTCCTCGGCCGCGCGGTCACCCGCGTCGAGGAGTCGGTCGGCGCGCGGATGCCGACGCCGGAGGAGGCCGAGACCCTGCGCATGGCCGCCGGGACGCCGGTCGTCACGATCACGCGGCGGCTGATCTCCGAGGGACACGTCATGGAGGTGTGCCGGGACATCGTCATCCCCGCCGACCGCGTCGTGCTGGACTACGCGATCGACCTGTGA
- a CDS encoding NUDIX hydrolase, whose product MADGDGDGWSRCGQGHTHWGRFGASGLLVFHRDGDGVVRVLLQQRAWWGIGGGTWGMFGGALHSHEDPVAGALRETSEECTLDVASVRLHGASAEDHGGWSFTSVIGSVAERGDVRAASRETRRAKWIRADAVDGHRLFPPFRRSWPPFRDALVRVELVVDAANVVGARADGWWKDRAGANARLRDDLAALASGVRGLPAGLVPYTTVMPDVVLVVEGQARTVAGEPSPGVHVTAAPGSGDDHIVDLVSSPDPGARRVVVTADRELRARCEAAGAAVVGPRWLIDRLPHRTRPAR is encoded by the coding sequence ATGGCGGACGGCGACGGGGACGGATGGTCCCGATGCGGGCAGGGGCACACCCACTGGGGACGGTTCGGGGCCTCGGGCCTGCTCGTCTTCCACCGGGACGGCGACGGCGTCGTCCGCGTCCTGCTCCAGCAGCGCGCCTGGTGGGGGATCGGCGGCGGCACCTGGGGCATGTTCGGCGGCGCGCTGCACAGCCATGAGGACCCGGTGGCCGGCGCGCTGCGCGAGACGTCCGAGGAGTGCACGCTGGATGTCGCGTCGGTGCGGCTGCACGGCGCGTCCGCCGAGGACCACGGCGGCTGGTCGTTCACGTCGGTGATCGGGTCCGTCGCCGAGCGCGGGGACGTGCGGGCCGCGTCGCGCGAGACGCGGCGCGCCAAGTGGATCCGCGCGGACGCCGTGGACGGCCACCGGCTGTTCCCGCCGTTCCGCCGCTCCTGGCCGCCGTTCCGGGACGCGCTCGTCCGCGTCGAACTCGTCGTGGACGCCGCCAACGTCGTCGGCGCCCGCGCGGACGGCTGGTGGAAGGACCGCGCCGGGGCCAACGCGCGGCTCCGCGACGACCTCGCCGCGCTGGCCTCCGGGGTGCGCGGGCTGCCCGCCGGGCTCGTCCCTTACACGACCGTCATGCCGGACGTGGTGCTCGTCGTGGAGGGTCAGGCGCGGACGGTCGCGGGCGAGCCGTCCCCCGGCGTCCACGTGACGGCCGCGCCGGGCAGCGGCGACGACCACATCGTGGATCTGGTCTCGTCCCCGGACCCGGGCGCACGCCGCGTCGTCGTGACCGCCGACCGCGAGCTGCGGGCGCGCTGCGAGGCGGCGGGCGCGGCCGTCGTCGGCCCGCGCTGGCTCATCGACCGCCTCCCGCACCGCACCCGCCCCGCCCGCTGA